The Sorex araneus isolate mSorAra2 chromosome 5, mSorAra2.pri, whole genome shotgun sequence genome has a segment encoding these proteins:
- the SH3BP2 gene encoding SH3 domain-binding protein 2 isoform X1 encodes MATEEMHWPVPMKAIGAQNLLTMPGGVSKAGYLHKKGGTQLQLLKWPLRFVIIHKRCMYYFKSSTSASPQGAFSLSGYNRVMRAAEETTSNNVFPFKIIHISKKHRTWFFSAASEEERKSWMAMLRREIGHLHEKKELPLDSSDSSSDSDSFYGAIERPVDISLSPYPTDNEDYEHEDEEDSYMEPDSAELLQPEDALSHPPAYPPPPVPTPRKLAFADVPRAHSFTAKGPSPLLPPPPPKRSLPDVGVTVDIKRDLLGLRRAEAGPRAPTPSRRLSDPPLSGVLMAPSLRKPPCFQEPCVPNPEPRAPSPGASCSSRTTSISAAASRNCDKLKSFHLSPRRPPTPEPPPVPPPVPANKPKFLQGAGNAPRIEAIRPGPCVPPVAPRVPVLKLPVTDAPDTRPAALPRPEKPALPHLQRSPPDGQSFRNFSFEKARQAVPPAPSAEDSDEDYEKVPLPSSVFINTTESCEVERLFKASSPHGEPRDGLYCIRNSSTKSGKVLVVWDETCSKVRNYRIFEKDSKFYLQGEVLFMSVGSLVEHYSTHALPSHQSLVLQCPYGYAGPQ; translated from the exons ATGGCGACCGAAGAGATGCACTGGCCTGTGCCCATGAAGGCCATTGGCGCTCAGAACCTGCTCACCATGCCTGGCGGCGTGTCCAAAGCCGGCTACCTACACAAGAAAGGGGGCACCCAGCTGCAGCTGCTCAAGT GGCCCCTGCGCTTTGTCATCATCCACAAGCGCTGCATGTACTATTTCAAGAGCAGCACGTCCGCCTCCCCGCAGGGCGCCTTCTCGCTGAGCGGGTATAACCG GGTGATGCGGGCAGCCGAGGAGACCACCTCTAACAACGTCTTCCCCTTCAAGATCATCCACATCAGCAAGAAGCACCGCACTTGGTTCTTCTCTGCCGCCTCGGAGGAGGAGCGGAAG AGCTGGATGGCCATGCTGCGCCGGGAGATCGGCCACTTGCATGAGAAGAAGGAGCTGCCTCTGGACTCAAG CGACTCCAGCTCAGACTCTGACAGCTTCTATGGCGCGATCGAGCGGCCCGTGGACATCAGCCTGTCACCGTACCCCACAGATAACGAAG ATTATGAGCATGAAGATGAGGAAGATTCGTACATGGAGCCCGACTCGGCAGAGCTGCTGCAGCCCGAAG ATGCCCTGAGCCATCCTCCAGCCTATCCTCCACCCCCTGTGCCCACACCTCGGAAGCTAGCCTTCGCTGACGTGCCCCGCGCCCACTCCTTCACTGCTAAGGGCCCGAGCCCCCTGCTGCCTCCACCCCCCCCGAAACGGAGCCTTCCTGATGTGGGCGTCACTGTGGACATCAAGCGGGACCTGCTGGGTTTGAGGCGGGCTGAGGCCGGCCCCCGGGCACCCACTCCCTCCCGCAGGCTGAGTGACCCCCCACTGAGCGGCGTGCTCATGGCGCCCAGCCTGCGCAAACCCCCGTGCTTCCAGGAGCCCTGTGTCCCCAACCCGGAGCCCCGCGCCCCTAGCCCGGGGGCCTCCTGCTCCTCGCGCACCACCAGCATTTCCGCTGCCGCCTCCAGGAACTGTGACAAGCTCAAGTCCTTCCACCTGTCCCCCCGGAGGCCACCCACGCCCGAACCTCCACCTGTACCCCCACCCGTGCCCGCCAACAAGCCCAAGTTCTTGCAGGGGGCCGGCAACGCCCCCCGGATAGAGGCTATCAGGCCTGGACCCTGTGTGCCCCCCGTAGCCCCCAGGGTGCCCGTGCTGAAGCTGCCTGTCACCGACGCACCCGACACCCGgcccgcagccctgcccaggcCAGAGAAGCCcgctctcccccacctcca GCGATCACCGCCCGACGGGCAGAGTTTCAGGAACTTCTCCTTTGAAAAGGCTCGACAGGCCGTGCCGCCTGCCCCCAGCGCGGAGGACTCAGACGAGGACTATGAGAAG GTACCCCTGCCCAGCTCCGTCTTCATCAATACTACCGAGTCCTGTGAGGTGGAAAG GTTGTTCAAAGCCTCAAGCCCCCATGGAGAGCCCCGGGATGGCCTCTACTGCATCCGGAACTCCTCCACCAAGTCAGGGAAG GTCCTTGTTGTCTGGGACGAGACGTGCAGCAAAGTGAGGAACTACCGCATCTTTGAGAAG gacTCTAAATTTTACCTGCAGGGCGAGGTCCTGTTCATGAGTGTGGGCAGCCTGGTGGAGCATTACTCCACCCATGCTCTGCCCAGCCACCAGAGCCTGGTGCTGCAGTGTCCCTATGGCTATGCGGGGCCCCAGTGA
- the SH3BP2 gene encoding SH3 domain-binding protein 2 isoform X2 → MASSPEPRRRTMCWVSALSFMATEEMHWPVPMKAIGAQNLLTMPGGVSKAGYLHKKGGTQLQLLKWPLRFVIIHKRCMYYFKSSTSASPQGAFSLSGYNRVMRAAEETTSNNVFPFKIIHISKKHRTWFFSAASEEERKSWMAMLRREIGHLHEKKELPLDSSDSSSDSDSFYGAIERPVDISLSPYPTDNEDYEHEDEEDSYMEPDSAELLQPEDALSHPPAYPPPPVPTPRKLAFADVPRAHSFTAKGPSPLLPPPPPKRSLPDVGVTVDIKRDLLGLRRAEAGPRAPTPSRRLSDPPLSGVLMAPSLRKPPCFQEPCVPNPEPRAPSPGASCSSRTTSISAAASRNCDKLKSFHLSPRRPPTPEPPPVPPPVPANKPKFLQGAGNAPRIEAIRPGPCVPPVAPRVPVLKLPVTDAPDTRPAALPRPEKPALPHLQRSPPDGQSFRNFSFEKARQAVPPAPSAEDSDEDYEKVPLPSSVFINTTESCEVERLFKASSPHGEPRDGLYCIRNSSTKSGKVLVVWDETCSKVRNYRIFEKDSKFYLQGEVLFMSVGSLVEHYSTHALPSHQSLVLQCPYGYAGPQ, encoded by the exons CTTCATGGCGACCGAAGAGATGCACTGGCCTGTGCCCATGAAGGCCATTGGCGCTCAGAACCTGCTCACCATGCCTGGCGGCGTGTCCAAAGCCGGCTACCTACACAAGAAAGGGGGCACCCAGCTGCAGCTGCTCAAGT GGCCCCTGCGCTTTGTCATCATCCACAAGCGCTGCATGTACTATTTCAAGAGCAGCACGTCCGCCTCCCCGCAGGGCGCCTTCTCGCTGAGCGGGTATAACCG GGTGATGCGGGCAGCCGAGGAGACCACCTCTAACAACGTCTTCCCCTTCAAGATCATCCACATCAGCAAGAAGCACCGCACTTGGTTCTTCTCTGCCGCCTCGGAGGAGGAGCGGAAG AGCTGGATGGCCATGCTGCGCCGGGAGATCGGCCACTTGCATGAGAAGAAGGAGCTGCCTCTGGACTCAAG CGACTCCAGCTCAGACTCTGACAGCTTCTATGGCGCGATCGAGCGGCCCGTGGACATCAGCCTGTCACCGTACCCCACAGATAACGAAG ATTATGAGCATGAAGATGAGGAAGATTCGTACATGGAGCCCGACTCGGCAGAGCTGCTGCAGCCCGAAG ATGCCCTGAGCCATCCTCCAGCCTATCCTCCACCCCCTGTGCCCACACCTCGGAAGCTAGCCTTCGCTGACGTGCCCCGCGCCCACTCCTTCACTGCTAAGGGCCCGAGCCCCCTGCTGCCTCCACCCCCCCCGAAACGGAGCCTTCCTGATGTGGGCGTCACTGTGGACATCAAGCGGGACCTGCTGGGTTTGAGGCGGGCTGAGGCCGGCCCCCGGGCACCCACTCCCTCCCGCAGGCTGAGTGACCCCCCACTGAGCGGCGTGCTCATGGCGCCCAGCCTGCGCAAACCCCCGTGCTTCCAGGAGCCCTGTGTCCCCAACCCGGAGCCCCGCGCCCCTAGCCCGGGGGCCTCCTGCTCCTCGCGCACCACCAGCATTTCCGCTGCCGCCTCCAGGAACTGTGACAAGCTCAAGTCCTTCCACCTGTCCCCCCGGAGGCCACCCACGCCCGAACCTCCACCTGTACCCCCACCCGTGCCCGCCAACAAGCCCAAGTTCTTGCAGGGGGCCGGCAACGCCCCCCGGATAGAGGCTATCAGGCCTGGACCCTGTGTGCCCCCCGTAGCCCCCAGGGTGCCCGTGCTGAAGCTGCCTGTCACCGACGCACCCGACACCCGgcccgcagccctgcccaggcCAGAGAAGCCcgctctcccccacctcca GCGATCACCGCCCGACGGGCAGAGTTTCAGGAACTTCTCCTTTGAAAAGGCTCGACAGGCCGTGCCGCCTGCCCCCAGCGCGGAGGACTCAGACGAGGACTATGAGAAG GTACCCCTGCCCAGCTCCGTCTTCATCAATACTACCGAGTCCTGTGAGGTGGAAAG GTTGTTCAAAGCCTCAAGCCCCCATGGAGAGCCCCGGGATGGCCTCTACTGCATCCGGAACTCCTCCACCAAGTCAGGGAAG GTCCTTGTTGTCTGGGACGAGACGTGCAGCAAAGTGAGGAACTACCGCATCTTTGAGAAG gacTCTAAATTTTACCTGCAGGGCGAGGTCCTGTTCATGAGTGTGGGCAGCCTGGTGGAGCATTACTCCACCCATGCTCTGCCCAGCCACCAGAGCCTGGTGCTGCAGTGTCCCTATGGCTATGCGGGGCCCCAGTGA